One genomic window of Octopus bimaculoides isolate UCB-OBI-ISO-001 chromosome 2, ASM119413v2, whole genome shotgun sequence includes the following:
- the LOC106882926 gene encoding FAST kinase domain-containing protein 5, mitochondrial gives MSFWLSSSVKRIFYNQVRKQNPISLFEICSANTIIRPKCPRFNASKIRLLSTVPGFELSQNYTKTSRKVSRRRPVSFSVGHGIYNSLSLSEHIRPVENKEFDGKLKSSSNLSAKDLLQKLHSSKKLPLYELKEIEQAIVGNFSELELNEKFLAAHLFFSCYFRCPKYLSTLFEYIDNEFDHVINEPSILKLTLFYIYFHGSGPETLLQKIEDHLSGIVMDLSPDEIGLVCLGYFRANRRIFSFDLLDEFAERTLAQLGSFKPNHLINVLKAFRHAGYCKVSFFERLADQLILNDLLNGFSLNQIMHVVMAFASTRIYHPALIHHCLVRALAIVNDRPSIRSKEIGRIIWAVGTLGITESDMTIVETLIDIHSQIEDQGNNEYPESVCDTVMGSIFLGIFPQNLINYLMKDENVELLQGLRGLEKKSQLLLIHNSTHIECPNYKGLRLKKQAVKKFQVSDFQRAIKFELKTRSGLSPIYEQLVKLIGPSKVHCHMILPHFTTADIELHLNSDNCPLNFTPSSVKLDSDDTRTVKFQQSVTEDLLKQLTNPSTGKQTDYRKTNIARRIVIQVAGPNQCSLTEPHVIFGTYRTKLRQLELLGFEVILITSTTARQLNEKLTFDEQKEWILQNIIEKFNININNT, from the exons ATGTCGTTCTGGCTTTCTTCTTCTGTCAAAAGAATTTTTTATAATCAGGTAAGAAAACAGAATCCAATATCTCTGTTCGAAATATGTAGTGCAAATACTATAATTCGTCCTAAATGTCCACGATTCAATGCTTCAAAAATACGCCTTTTATCCACCGTTCCCGGCTTCGAACTGTCTCAAAATTACACTAAAACATCGCGAAAAGTCTCAAGAAGACGGCCTGTCTCATTCAGTGTTGGTCATGGCATCTACAATTCCTTGTCACTTTCAGAACATATTCGTCCTGTGGAAAATAAGGAATTTGATGGAAAACTGAAAAGCTCCAGCAATCTGTCTGCAAAGGACCTGCTTCAAAAGCTTCACTCGAGTAAAAAATTGCCCTTGTatgaattaaaagaaattgaaCAAGCGATTGTAGGAAATTTTTCTGAATTGGAATTGAACGAAAAGTTTTTAGCAGCTCATTTATTTTTCTCGTGTTATTTTCGTTGTCCTAAGTATTTGAGTACATTATTTGAATACATCGACAACGAATTTGATCACGTTATTAATGAACCGAGCATATTAAAACTAACCCTGTTCTATATATACTTTCATGGAAGTGGACCAGAAACTTTGTTACAAAAAATAGAAGACCACTTGTCTGGAATAGTCATGGATCTTAGTCCAGATGAAATTGGCTTGGTCTGTTTGGGATATTTCCGTGCTAACCGAAGAATCTTTTCTTTTGACCTTCTCGATGAGTTTGCCGAAAGAACACTTGCACAGTTAGGATCATTTAAACCTAATCACCTCATAAATGTGCTGAAGGCTTTCCGCCATGCTGGTTATTGTAAAGTAAGTTTTTTTGAAAGACTTGCCGACCAACTAATCTTGAATGATTTATTAAATGGGTTTTCTCTCAATCAAATCATGCATGTCGTGATGGCATTCGCTTCCACTAGAATCTACCATCCTGCTTTGATTCATCACTGTTTAGTAAGAGCCTTGGCTATAGTCAACGACAGGCCTTCAATTCGTTCCAAAGAAATAGGTAGAATCATATGGGCTGTGGGAACTTTAGGCATAACTGAGTCGGATATGACCATCGTTGAAACTCTTATAGATATTCATTCCCAAATTGAAGATCAAGGCAACAATGAATACCCAGAGTCTGTCTGTGACACTGTTATGGGTTCCATATTTCTTGGAATTTTTCCCCAAAATCTTATCAACTATCTAATGAAAGATGAAAATGTTGAATTATTGCAAG gGCTTCGTGGTTTGGAAAAGAAATCTCAACTTCTCTTGATACATAACTCAACACACATTGAATGCCCAAATTATAAAGGCCTAAGGCTTAAAAAG CAAGCAgtaaagaaatttcaggtatcaGATTTTCAAAGGGCCAtcaaatttgaactgaaaactcGTTCTGGTTTAAGTCCAATCTATGAACAACTTGTAAAATTAATTGGACCAAGTAAAGTACACTGCCACATGATACTACCACACTTTACAACAGCAG ataTTGAACTTCACCTAAACTCTGACAACTGCCCTTTAAACTTCACACCATCAAGTGTGAAATTAGATTCTGATGATACAAGAACTGTTAAATTCCAACAAAGTGTTACTGAAGATTTATTAAAGCAACTTACCAACCCATCAACTGGCAAACAAACTGATTACAG gaaAACCAATATTGCCAGAAG AATTGTCATTCAGGTAGCAGGGCCAAACCAGTGTTCTCTTACTGAACCACACGTGATCTTTGGAACCTATCGTACCAAACTGAGACAGTTAGAATTGTTAGGTTTTGAGGTTATTCTG ATAACTTCAACTACAGCAAGACAGTTAAATGAGAAATTAACTTTTGATGAACAAAAGGAGTGGATTCTTCAGAATATTATTGAGAAATTCAACATAAATATTAACAACACATGa